One genomic segment of Rhizobium gallicum bv. gallicum R602sp includes these proteins:
- a CDS encoding glycoside hydrolase family 2 protein has protein sequence MIERAELLSGWTLSCNDTGRLGLPEFIPAAVPGCVHLDLLANRLIPDPYLDVNEISSDWIGKTEWTYRCSFEAAPDERKVHELVFDGLDTIATIRLNGEEVARTFNQHRTYRFDVSALLKAGVNELSVTFHSAYAHGAEMEKRYGYRPNNYPGPGNLMRKMACNFGWDWGPTLVTAGIWKPVRLESWDRARLLETRVSATLAGGDGLVKVHAKLTQHGASGACRIDAEIAGVFHAVEIAEGAGEVSFDIRVPSPQLWWPHHLGAQPLYPLKIELRDSVNDDLRDSYSKEIGFRSVRLDTAPDAHGSAFTFIVNEVPLFICGANWIPDDCFPSRVTSHGYVSRIAEAKAANINMLRVWGGGIFERDGFYEACDRAGMLVWQDFLFACAAYPEEEPLRSEVEAEVRDNVVRLMSHASLIVWNGNNENIWGFDEWGWRPIIKEGVTWGLGYYLDLLPKLCAELDPDRPYYPGSPYSGTMDIAPNADEHGCKHIWDVWNDVGYEVYRNYIPRFCSEFGWQAPPSWATLEENVHDNPLTPQSHGVFHHQKATHGNERLIRGLAGHLPIPKTMADWHFATQLNQARAIRFAVEHMRSHRSICKGAVVWQFNDCWPVTSWSALDSAGRRKPLWYALQQAFDPRLLTIQPRGDKLAAIAVNERTLFWRSKISGRRVKLDGTVLAEFEFWRLLCDRFESKEFILPDDIATPAAADDEVVVVEMLDKRAFHYFVEDVHLKLPRPQFEVAVTRVVDGCEVEVTARSFLKDICLMADRLDPTAVAGSMLVTLLPGESHVFTLNTKRPISSDDIVPGVVLRSANDLLW, from the coding sequence ATGATCGAAAGAGCCGAACTTCTCAGCGGCTGGACGCTCTCCTGCAACGATACAGGGCGTCTTGGACTGCCCGAATTCATTCCCGCAGCCGTTCCCGGTTGCGTGCATCTCGACCTTCTGGCAAACCGGCTGATCCCGGACCCCTATCTCGACGTCAACGAGATCAGCAGCGACTGGATCGGCAAAACGGAATGGACTTATCGCTGCAGCTTCGAAGCCGCCCCTGATGAACGCAAAGTTCATGAGCTGGTTTTCGACGGGTTGGATACAATCGCGACGATCCGATTGAACGGCGAGGAGGTGGCGCGAACCTTCAACCAGCATCGCACCTACCGCTTCGATGTTTCAGCTTTGCTGAAGGCCGGCGTCAACGAACTCAGCGTCACCTTCCATTCCGCCTATGCCCACGGTGCGGAGATGGAAAAGCGTTACGGCTACCGGCCCAACAATTATCCGGGGCCTGGCAACCTGATGCGCAAGATGGCCTGCAATTTCGGCTGGGACTGGGGACCGACCTTGGTGACTGCGGGGATTTGGAAGCCGGTGCGACTGGAAAGCTGGGATCGGGCACGGCTCCTCGAGACGCGGGTATCGGCGACGCTTGCAGGTGGCGATGGCCTGGTGAAGGTCCATGCCAAGCTGACGCAGCATGGCGCATCGGGTGCCTGCAGGATCGACGCCGAGATTGCGGGCGTATTTCATGCGGTCGAGATCGCGGAAGGTGCCGGAGAGGTCAGCTTCGACATCCGCGTTCCATCGCCGCAGCTTTGGTGGCCGCATCATCTCGGCGCCCAGCCACTCTATCCGCTGAAGATCGAGTTGCGCGATAGCGTAAACGATGACTTACGCGATAGCTATTCCAAGGAAATCGGCTTTCGCTCCGTCCGGCTGGATACTGCGCCGGACGCACATGGCTCGGCCTTCACTTTCATCGTCAACGAGGTGCCGCTTTTCATCTGCGGCGCGAACTGGATTCCCGACGATTGCTTTCCCTCGCGTGTGACTTCGCACGGCTATGTCTCGCGCATCGCCGAGGCGAAGGCAGCAAACATCAATATGCTGCGCGTCTGGGGCGGCGGCATTTTCGAGCGCGATGGATTCTACGAGGCTTGCGATCGCGCCGGAATGCTGGTCTGGCAAGACTTTCTTTTTGCCTGTGCTGCCTATCCGGAGGAAGAGCCGCTTCGTAGCGAAGTGGAAGCCGAGGTACGTGACAATGTCGTCCGGCTGATGTCACATGCTTCGCTCATCGTCTGGAATGGCAATAACGAGAATATCTGGGGCTTCGACGAGTGGGGCTGGCGGCCGATCATCAAGGAGGGCGTTACCTGGGGGCTTGGCTATTATCTCGATCTGCTCCCGAAGCTGTGCGCCGAACTCGACCCCGACCGGCCCTATTATCCCGGTAGTCCCTATTCCGGCACGATGGATATCGCGCCCAATGCGGATGAACACGGTTGCAAGCATATCTGGGATGTGTGGAACGACGTCGGCTACGAGGTTTATCGCAACTACATCCCGCGCTTTTGCTCCGAATTCGGCTGGCAGGCGCCGCCGAGTTGGGCGACGCTCGAAGAAAACGTGCATGACAATCCGCTGACACCGCAATCACATGGCGTCTTCCATCATCAAAAGGCGACACATGGCAACGAGCGGCTGATCCGCGGCCTTGCCGGCCATTTGCCCATACCGAAGACGATGGCCGACTGGCATTTTGCCACACAGTTGAACCAGGCGCGCGCGATCCGCTTCGCCGTCGAGCATATGCGCTCGCATCGCAGCATCTGCAAAGGTGCAGTCGTTTGGCAGTTCAACGATTGCTGGCCGGTAACCTCCTGGTCCGCACTCGATTCCGCGGGGCGGCGCAAGCCACTCTGGTACGCCCTGCAACAGGCTTTCGATCCGCGCCTGCTGACGATCCAGCCGCGGGGAGACAAGCTCGCCGCCATAGCAGTCAACGAGCGGACGCTTTTCTGGCGGTCGAAAATCAGCGGCAGACGCGTGAAGCTCGACGGGACGGTACTTGCCGAATTCGAATTCTGGCGACTGCTCTGCGACAGGTTCGAATCCAAGGAATTTATCCTGCCGGACGACATCGCCACTCCAGCTGCGGCTGATGACGAGGTGGTCGTCGTAGAGATGCTCGACAAACGCGCCTTCCACTATTTCGTCGAGGATGTCCACTTGAAGCTGCCGAGGCCGCAGTTCGAGGTCGCAGTTACCCGTGTTGTCGACGGATGCGAGGTGGAGGTCACGGCCAGAAGCTTTCTGAAGGATATTTGCCTGATGGCCGACCGGCTCGATCCGACTGCAGTGGCAGGTTCCATGCTTGTCACCCTGCTGCCGGGCGAGAGCCACGTTTTCACACTTAACACGAAGAGGCCAATCTCTTCGGACGATATCGTCCCGGGCGTGGTTCTTCGCTCGGCCAACGATCTCCTTTGGTAG
- a CDS encoding VOC family protein, which yields MAKMIHSMIRVLDEARSVDFYSKVLGLTVADRVDFETFTLIYMSNAETGFELELTINKGRTASYDLGNGYGHLAVSVDEVAVEHERLTKAGLNPGKLVELNRDGKLFGLFFFITDPDGYKIEVLQRHGRFR from the coding sequence TTGGCAAAGATGATCCACTCCATGATCCGCGTACTCGACGAAGCGCGCTCCGTCGATTTCTATAGCAAGGTCTTGGGGCTGACAGTCGCCGATCGGGTCGATTTCGAGACCTTCACGCTGATCTATATGAGCAATGCCGAGACCGGATTCGAGCTGGAGCTGACGATCAACAAGGGCCGTACCGCATCCTATGACCTCGGCAACGGCTATGGTCACCTCGCCGTTTCGGTCGATGAGGTCGCCGTCGAACACGAGCGATTGACGAAAGCCGGCCTCAATCCCGGCAAGCTTGTCGAGCTCAACCGCGACGGCAAGCTCTTCGGCCTCTTCTTCTTCATCACCGATCCCGACGGCTACAAGATCGAAGTTCTGCAGCGTCACGGTCGTTTCCGTTAA
- a CDS encoding ABC transporter permease — MKLVVANLFRFAALGLLLILLFRTEWLSFILVPLTSNNAPPVYTQNSLPSLAFGHLELVVFSIVGSAILAVLAGVFVTRKSGEDFLPLSRAIANAGQTFPPVAVLALAVPATGFGAAPTLIALFLYGLLPIFENTVSGLRQVSPSVLDAADGMGMDAIQRLLRVELPLALPLILEGLKVATVINIGTATIGSTVAAKGLGEVIIAGLISDNTAFILQGGLIVGLMAVLIYDAMGLIESAITQRIGLRPA, encoded by the coding sequence ATGAAGCTTGTCGTCGCCAACCTCTTTCGTTTCGCAGCGCTGGGGCTACTGCTGATCCTGCTTTTCAGGACCGAGTGGCTTTCCTTCATACTGGTGCCGCTGACCAGCAACAACGCGCCGCCGGTCTACACGCAAAACAGCCTGCCATCGCTTGCCTTCGGCCACCTGGAGCTGGTGGTCTTCTCGATCGTCGGCAGCGCCATTCTGGCGGTTCTGGCGGGCGTCTTCGTGACGCGGAAAAGCGGCGAGGATTTCCTGCCGCTCTCACGCGCGATCGCCAATGCCGGGCAGACCTTCCCGCCAGTCGCCGTGCTGGCGCTTGCCGTTCCGGCCACAGGCTTCGGCGCCGCTCCGACGCTGATCGCTCTCTTTCTCTATGGCCTGCTGCCGATCTTCGAGAATACCGTCTCCGGATTGCGTCAGGTTTCGCCGTCTGTTCTTGATGCCGCTGACGGCATGGGGATGGATGCGATACAGCGGCTTTTGCGCGTTGAACTGCCGCTTGCGCTTCCGCTCATTCTTGAGGGACTAAAGGTCGCGACCGTCATCAATATCGGCACGGCGACGATCGGCTCGACGGTTGCGGCAAAAGGCCTTGGCGAGGTCATCATCGCCGGCCTGATCTCCGACAATACAGCCTTCATCCTGCAAGGCGGTCTCATCGTCGGCCTGATGGCCGTGCTGATCTACGATGCAATGGGCCTCATCGAAAGCGCGATCACGCAAAGAATAGGCTTGCGCCCCGCATAG
- a CDS encoding ABC transporter ATP-binding protein yields the protein MTMIEIRNVTKRYGAAAVVDGVSMSVEKGSITVIVGTSGSGKSTLMRMINRLVPITEGQIFVAGQNVMDVPATDLRRKIGYAIQGHGLFPHRTVAQNIATVPELLGWDAARTAGRVDELLGLFNLDPASFAEKYPHQLSGGQQQRVGVARALAAEPELLLMDEPFGALDPVIRGKAQDDLLAIQKQFGTTVILVTHDMDEAFHLGNQIAVMSEGRLLQCSTPEKILTDPADPFVQQLTGTSDRALKLMSLLPLKASMAPAKTGLPYALPQSISLRDALAEMIWQGVEEAAVQDADRAPVGSISMTRLLELGRKA from the coding sequence ATGACCATGATCGAGATCAGGAACGTCACCAAACGCTATGGCGCTGCAGCCGTCGTCGATGGTGTCTCGATGAGCGTCGAGAAGGGTTCGATCACCGTCATCGTCGGCACGTCCGGTTCGGGCAAATCGACGCTGATGCGGATGATCAATCGGCTGGTCCCGATCACCGAAGGGCAGATCTTCGTCGCCGGGCAGAATGTCATGGACGTGCCGGCAACAGACCTGCGCCGCAAGATCGGCTACGCAATCCAGGGTCACGGACTCTTTCCGCACCGGACCGTGGCGCAGAATATCGCAACCGTACCGGAACTGCTGGGCTGGGACGCAGCGCGCACCGCCGGGCGCGTCGACGAGCTCCTCGGTCTCTTCAATCTCGATCCGGCAAGTTTTGCCGAAAAATACCCCCATCAGCTTTCCGGCGGTCAGCAGCAACGCGTCGGTGTGGCCCGCGCGCTCGCCGCCGAACCGGAGCTGCTGCTGATGGACGAACCTTTCGGTGCGCTCGATCCAGTTATCCGCGGAAAGGCGCAGGACGATCTCCTGGCGATCCAGAAGCAGTTCGGCACGACCGTCATTCTCGTGACCCACGACATGGACGAGGCCTTCCACCTCGGCAACCAGATCGCCGTCATGAGCGAGGGCAGGCTGCTGCAATGCTCGACGCCGGAAAAGATACTGACCGACCCGGCCGACCCCTTCGTGCAACAGTTGACCGGTACCTCCGACAGGGCCTTGAAACTGATGTCGTTGCTGCCGCTCAAGGCAAGCATGGCGCCCGCCAAGACAGGGCTGCCTTACGCACTGCCGCAATCGATCAGCCTTCGGGACGCTCTCGCGGAAATGATCTGGCAAGGGGTCGAGGAAGCAGCTGTACAAGATGCCGACAGGGCTCCGGTCGGCTCGATCTCCATGACGCGGCTTCTCGAACTGGGCCGCAAGGCATGA
- a CDS encoding ABC transporter permease has product MEETLAVRKLDRLGLVLVAAGSIAAALLPFIYVKANRIASGKPMLLTQLLDHPSIIILAILLVATAFATLFAKSAPLRLAIATLGLAALVAAIGLVAAAFTPPNSNAARMTPGGGFWVLFAVVGLIISDALVKVRLTPWMRVAALIGYTALLAGCLSSGLLDSLSIMKEFATRSAQFWSEAVAHSLLALGSLAIAIVVGLPLGIFCFWVPKLRAAVLQGLSLIQTIPSLALFGILMLPLGYIATHVPLAADLGIRGIGTAPALIALVLYSLLPIVANTVVGLEGVDPSVRDAAAGMGLTRRQILTGIDMPLAFPVILTGIRIVLVQAIGLVTIAALIGGGGFGIFIFQGLGQTAMDLVMLGAVPTVFFAFSSAVILDAVIDSIRGSAA; this is encoded by the coding sequence ATGGAAGAAACCTTAGCGGTCCGCAAATTGGATCGGCTCGGCTTGGTTCTCGTGGCTGCCGGCAGCATCGCCGCGGCCCTTTTGCCCTTCATCTATGTGAAGGCAAACCGCATTGCCTCCGGCAAGCCGATGCTGCTTACGCAGCTTCTCGACCATCCTTCCATCATCATTCTCGCCATTCTGCTGGTCGCCACCGCATTTGCTACACTCTTTGCAAAGAGCGCCCCGTTGCGGCTTGCGATAGCAACGCTTGGGCTGGCAGCACTTGTCGCGGCGATCGGTCTCGTGGCCGCGGCCTTTACTCCACCCAACAGCAATGCGGCGCGCATGACGCCGGGAGGCGGTTTCTGGGTGCTGTTTGCCGTCGTCGGTCTCATCATTTCGGATGCGCTCGTCAAGGTCCGTCTGACGCCGTGGATGCGGGTCGCCGCGCTGATCGGCTACACTGCGCTCTTGGCTGGTTGCCTTTCTTCCGGCTTGCTCGACAGCCTGTCGATCATGAAGGAGTTCGCAACGCGGTCTGCTCAATTCTGGTCCGAGGCGGTCGCCCATTCGCTGCTCGCCCTCGGTTCGCTTGCGATCGCGATCGTCGTCGGCTTGCCGCTCGGCATCTTCTGTTTCTGGGTACCGAAGCTGCGAGCCGCCGTGCTGCAGGGCCTCAGCCTGATCCAGACCATCCCGAGCCTTGCGCTCTTCGGCATCCTTATGCTGCCGCTCGGCTATATCGCAACGCATGTGCCGCTCGCAGCCGACCTCGGCATCCGCGGGATTGGCACGGCGCCGGCGCTGATCGCGCTCGTGCTCTATTCCTTGCTGCCGATCGTAGCCAATACGGTCGTCGGTCTTGAGGGCGTTGATCCTTCAGTGCGGGATGCCGCCGCCGGCATGGGACTGACGCGCCGGCAAATCCTGACCGGCATCGATATGCCGCTTGCCTTTCCGGTCATTCTCACCGGCATCCGCATCGTGCTCGTACAGGCGATCGGCCTCGTGACGATTGCAGCGCTCATCGGCGGCGGCGGGTTCGGCATCTTCATTTTCCAGGGGCTCGGGCAGACCGCCATGGATCTCGTCATGCTCGGTGCCGTGCCGACCGTCTTCTTCGCCTTTTCATCGGCCGTCATCCTCGATGCGGTCATAGACAGCATACGGGGATCGGCCGCATGA
- the osmF gene encoding glycine betaine ABC transporter substrate-binding protein OsmF, with amino-acid sequence MFKKLALAVSLSAFAAGAAHAADVVVSSKIDTEGTLLGNVIALALEANGIKTQDRIALGATPVVRKAITAGEIDIYPEYTGNAGFFFNKADDAAWKNLEQGYEMAKKLDYDANKIVWLAPSPANNTWALGIRNDVAGPNNLKTMSDFGKWVAGGGDAKLAASAEFVNSAGALPAFQTTYGFQLKPDQMVVLSGGDTAATIKAAADQTNGVNTAMVYGTDGAIEAAELTVLEDDKSVQQVYAPTAIIREDVLKANPKIEEILAPIFKSLTADELRKLNARIQVEGEPAKSVAETYLKEKGFLK; translated from the coding sequence ATGTTCAAGAAACTTGCGCTTGCCGTCTCACTTTCCGCTTTTGCGGCGGGTGCGGCCCATGCTGCCGACGTCGTCGTCTCGTCGAAGATCGATACGGAAGGCACGCTGCTCGGCAACGTCATTGCGCTGGCGCTGGAAGCCAACGGCATCAAGACGCAGGACCGCATCGCACTGGGAGCGACGCCGGTCGTGCGCAAGGCGATAACGGCCGGCGAAATCGATATCTATCCGGAATATACCGGTAATGCCGGCTTCTTCTTCAACAAGGCCGATGATGCAGCCTGGAAGAATCTCGAGCAGGGCTACGAGATGGCCAAGAAGCTCGACTACGATGCCAACAAGATCGTCTGGCTGGCCCCCTCGCCTGCCAACAACACCTGGGCGCTCGGCATTCGCAACGATGTCGCCGGTCCGAACAACCTCAAGACCATGTCCGATTTCGGCAAATGGGTGGCCGGTGGCGGCGATGCAAAGCTTGCAGCTTCCGCCGAGTTCGTGAACTCGGCCGGTGCGCTTCCTGCCTTCCAGACCACCTACGGCTTCCAACTCAAACCCGACCAGATGGTCGTCCTTTCCGGCGGCGATACGGCAGCGACGATCAAGGCCGCCGCCGACCAGACGAACGGCGTCAACACCGCCATGGTCTATGGCACCGACGGCGCAATCGAAGCGGCCGAACTTACCGTCCTTGAAGACGATAAGAGCGTGCAGCAGGTCTATGCGCCGACCGCGATTATCCGCGAGGACGTGCTGAAGGCGAACCCGAAGATCGAGGAAATCCTCGCTCCGATCTTCAAGAGCCTGACGGCAGACGAACTGCGAAAGCTGAACGCCAGGATCCAGGTCGAGGGCGAGCCGGCAAAGTCTGTTGCCGAAACCTATCTGAAGGAAAAGGGCTTCCTGAAGTAA
- a CDS encoding LysR family transcriptional regulator — translation MHLGALFVASHVLSSGSVRETARRFSLAASTVSASVSNLESELAIKLTKRSSGELVKLIASGKVRDALRPIMHAVEQLYEIAGERAEAFERWASRIPIKLVTIERFLEVADQGSINRAARRLQLGQPQLSLQIANLEKFVGHQLLERQAQGSTLTEKGRRVYGIFSVVSQAWNDLKSTADERYRRVARSLRIGSIIPTGAESWVARCLGALVADWNAGHSKNAISLISMTADDLREALRSGRIDVAILDSVFELESFGHRELLRTDLVAIAPPASTGQTVADLVAEHPICTPSERTGLGDAATALSRERTVSRRFRNQDIMAADSLPVIVDLVANHGYISFLGRVSALPIADRVRIVELAEHIPISYHVAFNHRKASADACAMIAAVVDKIISEPVAKTGCCRLKRLSANEGD, via the coding sequence TTGCATCTCGGTGCCCTTTTTGTCGCCAGCCACGTTCTCTCCTCGGGTTCGGTTCGAGAAACCGCACGGCGCTTCTCGCTCGCGGCCTCCACGGTATCGGCGTCGGTCAGCAACCTTGAGAGTGAGCTTGCGATCAAGTTGACCAAGCGCAGTTCCGGTGAACTTGTCAAACTGATCGCGAGCGGCAAGGTGCGTGACGCGCTGCGGCCCATCATGCACGCGGTCGAGCAGCTTTATGAAATCGCCGGTGAACGCGCCGAAGCCTTCGAACGCTGGGCATCGCGCATTCCGATCAAGCTCGTGACGATCGAGCGCTTTCTGGAGGTCGCGGATCAGGGCAGCATCAATCGTGCCGCCCGGCGTCTTCAGCTTGGCCAGCCGCAACTTTCATTGCAGATCGCCAATCTTGAGAAGTTCGTCGGTCATCAGCTTCTCGAACGTCAGGCGCAGGGCTCGACGCTGACCGAGAAGGGAAGGCGGGTCTACGGAATCTTTTCGGTGGTGAGCCAGGCCTGGAACGATCTCAAATCAACGGCCGACGAACGCTATCGGCGTGTGGCGCGTTCGCTGCGTATCGGATCGATCATTCCGACGGGTGCGGAAAGTTGGGTTGCGCGCTGCCTGGGCGCTCTGGTGGCCGATTGGAATGCGGGGCACAGCAAGAACGCGATTTCGCTGATCTCCATGACCGCCGATGATCTGCGGGAAGCCCTCAGATCTGGCCGCATCGACGTGGCGATCCTGGATTCGGTGTTCGAGCTGGAAAGCTTCGGACATCGCGAACTCCTCCGCACCGATCTGGTGGCGATCGCGCCGCCGGCAAGTACGGGGCAGACTGTCGCCGATCTGGTGGCCGAGCATCCCATCTGTACGCCGAGCGAGCGAACTGGCCTGGGCGATGCCGCGACCGCACTGAGCCGCGAGCGGACCGTAAGCCGCCGCTTTCGCAACCAGGATATCATGGCGGCCGATTCACTGCCGGTGATCGTCGATCTCGTCGCGAACCACGGCTATATCTCTTTCCTCGGACGCGTCAGCGCGTTGCCGATCGCCGATCGCGTCCGTATTGTCGAACTCGCCGAACACATCCCGATTTCCTATCATGTCGCCTTCAATCATCGGAAAGCATCGGCGGACGCCTGCGCCATGATTGCTGCAGTCGTGGACAAGATCATCTCGGAGCCTGTCGCGAAGACCGGCTGCTGTCGCCTAAAGAGGCTGTCGGCGAATGAAGGAGATTAG
- a CDS encoding copper homeostasis protein CutC, with translation MPALLEVCVDSPKGLAAAIEGGADRIELCSALELGGLTPVAGLMKAAASAPIPVYAMIRPHSGPFIFDAADEDAMMADIDAVRAFGLAGVVIGANRSDGTLDMPLIHRLKKHAAGLGSTLHRAFDLAPDADVALEQAIGLGCERILSSGCAPKAMDGLETLKRISAKADGRISIMPGSGVRCGNVAQILRVTGAREVHGSCSSPANIDPSAVSFGFAAPATNQTDVAVVRQMRQAIDAA, from the coding sequence ATGCCGGCTTTGCTGGAAGTGTGCGTGGACAGCCCGAAAGGCCTTGCTGCCGCAATCGAAGGCGGCGCGGACCGTATCGAACTTTGCTCGGCGCTCGAACTGGGCGGCCTGACGCCGGTCGCAGGTCTCATGAAAGCCGCAGCCTCGGCGCCGATCCCGGTCTACGCGATGATCCGTCCGCATTCCGGGCCCTTCATCTTCGATGCAGCGGACGAGGATGCAATGATGGCGGATATCGATGCCGTCCGCGCTTTTGGCCTCGCCGGCGTTGTCATCGGCGCCAACCGATCCGACGGAACACTGGACATGCCGCTCATCCACCGCTTGAAAAAGCATGCTGCCGGTCTGGGCTCTACGTTGCATCGCGCCTTCGACCTCGCGCCAGATGCCGATGTTGCGCTAGAGCAGGCCATCGGGCTTGGCTGCGAGCGCATCCTCAGCTCCGGCTGCGCGCCGAAAGCGATGGATGGTCTCGAAACGCTGAAGCGTATCTCCGCAAAAGCCGACGGCCGGATTTCGATCATGCCCGGCAGCGGCGTGCGCTGCGGCAATGTCGCGCAAATTCTGCGCGTGACAGGCGCCCGGGAGGTCCATGGCTCGTGCAGTTCGCCGGCGAACATCGATCCGAGCGCCGTCTCTTTCGGTTTTGCGGCACCGGCCACCAATCAGACCGATGTCGCGGTCGTCCGCCAGATGCGTCAGGCGATAGACGCGGCTTAG
- a CDS encoding zinc-binding alcohol dehydrogenase family protein yields the protein MKAVLCQTPGVLEMVDHPSPGTPAPGWVRLAVSHVGICGTDYHIFEGKHPFLEYPRVMGHEISATVLEAGDGVTMTAGTPVIVNPYLSCGNCVACRQDKPNCCTNIKVLGVHTDGAFCEEITVPAGNLYAAKGLSLEAAATVEFLAIGAHAVRRSMAPAASRSLVIGAGPIGLGAAIFSRIAGHDVTLLDTSTERLQMASERFGFVSGIVANDETAEALKAKTAGDGFDVVFDATGYGPSMEKAFSFVAHGGALVLVSVVKDDIRFSDPEFHKREMTVIGSRNATRADFVHVADSIAKGLVPVDKLITHRTTLADAPRDLPLWTHQKTGLIKAVIKVAA from the coding sequence ATGAAAGCAGTGCTTTGCCAGACGCCCGGCGTGCTCGAAATGGTCGATCACCCCTCCCCCGGAACCCCTGCCCCCGGCTGGGTCCGGCTTGCCGTCAGCCACGTCGGCATTTGCGGCACGGATTATCACATCTTCGAAGGCAAACACCCCTTCCTCGAATATCCGCGCGTCATGGGCCACGAAATCTCTGCAACCGTGCTCGAGGCGGGTGACGGTGTTACGATGACTGCCGGAACGCCAGTGATCGTCAATCCGTACCTTTCTTGCGGCAATTGCGTTGCCTGCCGGCAAGACAAACCGAACTGCTGCACGAATATCAAGGTGCTCGGCGTCCACACCGATGGAGCGTTCTGCGAAGAGATCACCGTTCCGGCCGGCAATCTCTATGCCGCGAAAGGCTTGAGCCTCGAGGCGGCAGCAACCGTCGAGTTCCTGGCGATCGGCGCACACGCCGTCCGGCGTTCGATGGCGCCCGCCGCCTCGCGATCGCTGGTCATCGGTGCAGGTCCGATCGGGCTTGGGGCTGCAATCTTCTCACGGATTGCCGGGCATGACGTGACACTGCTCGACACCAGTACCGAACGGTTGCAGATGGCTTCGGAGCGATTCGGCTTCGTCTCCGGCATTGTCGCCAATGACGAAACGGCCGAAGCCTTGAAGGCGAAGACGGCCGGCGACGGCTTCGATGTCGTCTTCGACGCAACGGGTTACGGTCCTTCGATGGAGAAGGCTTTCAGTTTCGTGGCGCATGGCGGCGCACTGGTGCTGGTTAGCGTTGTGAAGGACGACATCCGCTTTTCCGACCCGGAATTCCACAAGCGCGAAATGACGGTCATCGGCAGCCGCAATGCGACGCGCGCCGACTTCGTGCATGTCGCGGATTCGATCGCCAAAGGTCTCGTGCCGGTCGACAAGCTGATCACGCACCGCACGACACTTGCCGACGCGCCGCGCGACCTCCCCCTCTGGACGCATCAAAAGACCGGCCTCATCAAGGCCGTCATCAAGGTGGCCGCCTAA
- a CDS encoding ABC transporter permease, which produces MTVTPTEIVAPPPRRKVNILFSLTLIGLLLFLWILLGIVTVSFWTPLNISNLLRQGAMTAILALGQTFVIITAGIDLSVGAIVGFAGVILAWLLQAGVPVWASILITLLIGVGIGAFHGFGIVKMGLPPFIITLATLTSLRGIGLLITNGSTINIVNEPFTNFARANFLGVPSLFWMVILVAVPSFVFLHLSRWGRYLFAVGSNREAARLSGVRVDGMIYLAYILSATFAAFVGVLLASRIAIGNATQADGWELQAIASSVIGGTSLFGAIGSVHGPLIGAFILATINNGANLLNVNSFWQRIITGLLIIVIVYFDQLRRRRSQ; this is translated from the coding sequence ATGACTGTAACCCCCACGGAAATCGTCGCCCCGCCGCCGCGCCGAAAAGTGAACATCCTGTTCAGCCTGACCCTGATCGGATTGCTTCTCTTCCTCTGGATCCTTCTCGGCATCGTCACCGTCAGCTTCTGGACGCCGCTCAATATTTCGAACCTGCTGCGGCAGGGCGCGATGACGGCAATCCTGGCGCTCGGCCAGACCTTCGTTATCATTACGGCCGGCATCGACCTATCCGTCGGCGCCATCGTCGGCTTTGCCGGTGTCATCCTCGCGTGGCTTCTGCAGGCTGGGGTTCCGGTATGGGCCTCCATTCTCATCACCCTGCTGATCGGGGTCGGGATCGGAGCCTTTCACGGTTTCGGCATCGTCAAGATGGGTCTGCCACCGTTCATCATCACATTGGCCACGCTGACCTCGTTGCGCGGTATCGGGCTGCTCATCACCAATGGATCGACGATCAATATCGTCAATGAGCCCTTCACGAACTTCGCCCGCGCCAACTTTCTCGGCGTGCCGAGCCTCTTCTGGATGGTCATACTCGTCGCGGTTCCGTCCTTCGTCTTCCTGCATCTGAGCCGGTGGGGACGCTATCTCTTCGCGGTCGGATCCAACCGCGAAGCTGCCCGCCTTTCCGGTGTGCGCGTCGACGGCATGATCTATCTCGCCTATATTCTCTCAGCGACCTTCGCCGCCTTTGTCGGCGTGCTGCTTGCCTCGCGCATCGCGATCGGCAACGCGACCCAGGCCGACGGTTGGGAACTGCAGGCGATCGCCTCTTCCGTTATCGGCGGGACCAGCCTTTTCGGTGCGATCGGCTCGGTCCATGGTCCGCTGATCGGCGCCTTCATCCTGGCCACGATCAACAACGGCGCGAACCTCTTGAACGTCAACTCATTCTGGCAGCGTATCATCACCGGTCTGCTGATCATCGTGATCGTCTATTTCGATCAGTTGCGCCGCCGCCGGAGCCAGTGA